The following are encoded together in the Thermodesulfobacteriota bacterium genome:
- the polA gene encoding DNA polymerase I: MKKDKKTLFIIDGTSWVYRAYHAIPHFSNSKGLPTNAVYGFTQTLKKLVSDYGPDYLAVAFDVKGPTFRHELFEEYKLERPPMPDDLSPQIPYIKDIVRAFNIPVLEKEGYEADDVLATLAGEFAGRLRVVVVTGDKDMFQLVGPDTVVLDQAKKKEYGPAEVEEKFGVPPERIVDLMGLAGDTSDNIPGVPGVGVKTAAKLIKEFGSFDGVFKDVDAVSGKKLKENLKEYKEQAILSRELATLKSDVPVDCDLGLLERTGPDLSSLEPLLRELEFTKLIKEFSPDKKGGNDCTLVLTEEELKALAASLEKAECVALVPEPGGRGEPLRGLALSFGEESFYVPLAYGADDASESGLPEEVVLKHLKKPIEDGKLKKAAHDAKALFLAFTPMGIKPGGVVMDTSLASYLLNPTRGGGGRGGHDLEAVAYAYLGSAPKEFSIEGLDLESAAEVAGDKVSTVLDLTGVLEEKLEEGGLTTLFRDIELPLAEVLAAMELAGIKVDGGALAELSKEMERELGALEAALYSAAGATFNISSPKQVAKLLFEELGLKPLKKTKTGYSTDESVLTRLAATHEVPEKILSYRQLSKLKSTYVDGLLALIDPRTGRVHTSFNQTVTATGRLSSSGPNLQNIPVKGEFAPRIRGAFVAEKGSRFLSADYSQIELRLVAHFSGDPVLVEAFSRDEDVHTRTASEVFGIMPGLVTPEMRRRAKAINFGIIYGMGAYGLAGELGISVSEAGNYIETYFERYEKVREFIDGTIEGAAERGYTETLFGRRRYIPELRSPNETVVRLGERLAVNTPVQGSAADIIKAAMIKIHRRIAEGGFNSRMLLQIHDELVFEVPSKEVVEVEPLVREEMEGVVGLDVPLVVNVKLGKDWRKVG; the protein is encoded by the coding sequence ATGAAAAAAGATAAAAAAACCCTCTTCATCATAGACGGCACCTCGTGGGTATACAGGGCCTACCACGCTATCCCGCACTTCTCGAACTCGAAGGGGCTCCCCACAAACGCCGTCTACGGCTTCACCCAGACCCTTAAGAAGCTCGTCTCCGACTACGGTCCCGACTACCTGGCCGTGGCCTTCGACGTAAAGGGCCCCACGTTCAGGCACGAGCTCTTCGAGGAGTACAAGCTGGAGAGGCCGCCCATGCCCGACGACCTGAGCCCCCAGATACCGTACATAAAGGATATCGTAAGGGCCTTCAACATACCGGTGTTGGAAAAAGAGGGCTACGAGGCCGACGACGTCCTGGCCACGCTCGCCGGCGAATTCGCCGGGCGGCTGAGGGTGGTCGTGGTCACGGGCGATAAGGACATGTTCCAGCTCGTGGGTCCCGACACGGTCGTCCTCGACCAGGCGAAGAAAAAGGAGTACGGCCCGGCTGAGGTGGAGGAGAAGTTCGGCGTCCCGCCCGAGCGCATAGTGGACCTTATGGGGCTAGCCGGGGACACGTCGGATAACATCCCCGGAGTGCCGGGGGTGGGTGTAAAGACCGCGGCGAAGCTCATAAAAGAGTTCGGGAGCTTCGATGGGGTATTTAAAGACGTAGACGCTGTTTCCGGTAAAAAGTTAAAGGAGAATCTTAAGGAATATAAGGAGCAGGCAATCCTCTCTCGGGAACTCGCCACACTCAAGTCGGACGTGCCGGTCGACTGCGACCTCGGGTTGCTTGAGCGTACCGGGCCGGACCTCTCCTCGCTCGAGCCGCTCCTCCGGGAACTCGAGTTCACGAAACTCATAAAGGAGTTTTCCCCGGATAAAAAGGGCGGGAATGATTGCACCCTCGTTCTTACGGAAGAGGAGTTGAAAGCCCTGGCCGCCTCCCTTGAAAAGGCGGAGTGCGTTGCCCTGGTCCCCGAGCCGGGGGGCAGGGGGGAGCCGCTTCGCGGGCTGGCGCTCTCGTTCGGAGAGGAGAGTTTTTACGTGCCCCTCGCTTATGGGGCGGATGACGCTTCGGAGAGCGGTCTGCCGGAAGAGGTGGTATTAAAGCACCTTAAAAAGCCTATCGAAGACGGCAAACTCAAGAAGGCGGCCCACGACGCAAAGGCCCTTTTCCTCGCCTTTACGCCTATGGGCATAAAGCCGGGCGGAGTAGTAATGGATACCTCCCTTGCCTCCTACCTCCTGAACCCGACCCGAGGGGGGGGGGGGAGGGGGGGGCACGACCTCGAGGCGGTTGCCTACGCATACCTCGGCTCGGCGCCAAAGGAGTTCTCTATCGAGGGGCTGGACCTGGAAAGCGCGGCGGAGGTGGCCGGGGACAAGGTTTCTACCGTCCTGGACCTTACCGGGGTGCTCGAAGAGAAGCTCGAAGAGGGGGGGCTTACGACACTCTTCCGTGATATCGAGCTCCCGCTTGCCGAGGTGCTCGCGGCGATGGAGCTCGCCGGGATAAAGGTGGACGGGGGGGCGCTCGCCGAGCTCTCAAAAGAAATGGAAAGGGAGCTCGGTGCGCTTGAAGCGGCGCTCTACAGCGCCGCCGGAGCGACCTTCAACATAAGCTCCCCCAAGCAGGTGGCAAAACTCCTCTTCGAGGAGCTGGGCTTAAAACCGCTGAAGAAGACCAAGACCGGTTACTCCACAGACGAGAGCGTACTCACGAGGCTCGCCGCCACCCACGAGGTGCCGGAGAAGATCTTAAGCTACAGGCAGCTCTCGAAGCTCAAGAGCACTTACGTGGACGGGCTGCTCGCCCTTATAGACCCCCGGACCGGCAGGGTCCACACCTCCTTTAACCAGACCGTCACGGCCACGGGAAGGCTTTCGAGCTCCGGGCCCAACCTCCAGAACATCCCCGTGAAGGGCGAGTTCGCCCCGAGGATAAGGGGGGCGTTCGTGGCGGAAAAAGGTTCTAGATTCCTCTCGGCCGACTACTCCCAGATAGAGCTCCGGCTCGTGGCCCACTTCTCCGGTGACCCGGTGCTCGTCGAGGCCTTCAGCCGGGACGAGGACGTCCATACGAGGACCGCGAGCGAGGTCTTCGGCATTATGCCCGGGCTCGTGACCCCGGAGATGAGGCGGAGGGCCAAGGCGATAAACTTCGGCATAATCTACGGCATGGGCGCCTACGGCCTCGCCGGAGAGCTCGGCATAAGCGTGTCGGAGGCCGGGAACTACATAGAGACCTACTTCGAGCGCTACGAAAAGGTCAGGGAGTTTATAGACGGGACCATAGAGGGGGCGGCGGAGCGGGGCTACACGGAGACCCTTTTCGGCCGCCGGAGATACATACCGGAACTCCGGAGCCCCAACGAGACGGTCGTAAGACTCGGGGAGCGGCTGGCCGTAAACACCCCGGTCCAGGGCTCGGCCGCGGACATAATAAAGGCCGCCATGATAAAGATACACCGCCGTATCGCCGAAGGCGGGTTCAACTCCAGGATGCTCCTCCAGATACACGACGAACTCGTCTTCGAGGTGCCGTCGAAGGAGGTAGTAGAGGTAGAGCCCCTTGTAAGGGAGGAGATGGAGGGGGTGGTCGGCCTCGACGTGCCGCTCGTGGTGAACGTAAAGCTTGGCAAGGATTGGAGAAAGGTCGGTTAG
- a CDS encoding tetratricopeptide repeat protein — ALGEYEATVRLDPGFVEAVNNMGVIYRENGSYDMAIGTFKKALEIDAYNPAVNYNIAVAYDMSGDTEMARRHYTTFLFTAPAYYGGQLRDARRRLMELKR; from the coding sequence ACGCCCTCGGGGAGTACGAGGCCACGGTAAGGCTCGACCCTGGTTTCGTTGAGGCAGTTAACAATATGGGTGTGATTTACAGGGAGAACGGGTCTTACGACATGGCCATAGGCACCTTCAAGAAGGCGCTTGAGATAGACGCCTACAACCCCGCCGTCAACTACAATATCGCGGTGGCCTATGACATGTCCGGCGATACGGAGATGGCACGGCGCCATTACACGACTTTTCTTTTTACCGCGCCCGCCTACTACGGCGGCCAGCTGAGGGATGCCCGCAGGCGCCTTATGGAGCTTAAGCGGTGA